A genomic window from Melopsittacus undulatus isolate bMelUnd1 chromosome W unlocalized genomic scaffold, bMelUnd1.mat.Z SUPER_W_unloc_2, whole genome shotgun sequence includes:
- the LOC117438232 gene encoding CMP-N-acetylneuraminate-beta-galactosamide-alpha-2,3-sialyltransferase 2-like: MKYSLHFCFLSIAFLLIFIMSLLFTYSHHSTAYLDPGGLGGIHQVKLVPGYTGMQHLSKGSPYSRGCTCHRCPADKAGAADWFDGRYDGTVSPVWTKDNMDLPPDVQRWWMMLQPQFKSHNTHKVLSKLFQIVPGEDPYRSRDPHRCRRCAVVGNSGNLRGSGYGPEIDRHDFIMRMNQAPTVGFEGDVGGRTTHHFMYPESAKNLPANVSFVLVPFKTLDLLWIASALSTGQIRFTYAPVKPFLGVDKEKVQIYNPAFFKYIHDRWTEHHGRYPSTGMLVLFFALHICDEVNVFGFGADSRGNWHHYWENNRYAGEFRKTGVHDADFEAHIIDMLARTSKIEVYRGN, encoded by the exons ATGAAGTACTCATTGCACTTCTGCTTCCTCTCGATCGCCTTCCTGCTCATCTTCATTATGTCCCTCCTTTTCACTTACTCCCACCACAGCACCGCCTACCTGGACCCTGGCGGGCTGGGTGGCATCCACCAGGTGAAGCTGGTGCCTGGCTACACTGGCATGCAGCATCTCAGCAAGGGGAGCCCATATTCCCGGGGCTGCACCTGCCACCGCTGCCCAGCCGAcaaggctggggctgctgactGGTTTGACGGGCGCTACGATGGCACCGTGTCCCCAGTGTGGACCAAGGACAACATGGACCTACCACCCGACGTCCAGAGGTGGTGGATG atgctgcagccccagttCAAGTCCCACAACACACACAAGGTCCTGAGCAAGCTCTTCCAGATCGTGCCAGGCGAGGATCCCTACCGCTCCCGTGACCCACACCGCTGCCGTCGCTGTGCCGTGGTTGGCAACTCGGGCAACCTGCGAGGCTCTGGTTATGGGCCAGAGATTGACAGGCACGACTTCATCATGCG GATGAACCAGGCCCCCACAGTGGGTTTTGAGGGTGATGTGGGTGGTCGGACCACGCACCACTTCATGTACCCCGAGAGTGCCAAGAACCTGCCTGCCAATGTCAGCTTTGTGCTGGTCCCCTTCAAAACCCTGGACCTACTCTGGATTGCCAGTGCCCTCTCCACTGGCCAGATCAGGTT cACATATGCACCTGTGAAGCCTTTTCTGGGGGTGGACAAAGAAAAG GTGCAGATCTACAACCCTGCCTTCTTCAAGTACATCCACGATCGCTGGACAGAACACCATGGGCGCTACCCCTCTACTGGCATGCTGGTGCTCTTCTTTGCCCTCCACATCTGCGACGAG GTGAACGTCTTCGGGTTTGGCGCTGACAGCCGGGGCAACTGGCACCACTACTGGGAAAACAACCGCTACGCCGGGGAGTTCAGGAAGACGGGAGTTCATGACGCCGACTTCGAGGCACACATCATCGACATGCTGGCCAGAACCAGCAAGATAGAGGTGTACCGGGGGAACTga